The following nucleotide sequence is from Desulfuromonadaceae bacterium.
GGATCGCCTTGGCTGACCAACGTCGCTATCAGCTCATTGTTGTCGGCGTCTCTGCGGGGGGGCTGGAAGCGCTCAAACATCTGCTCGGGGCCCTCCCCGCCAACTTTCCGTTGCCGATAGTGATCGTCCAGCACCTGCGACCGGACAGCGGCAGCACGTTGGCTCCCTGTTTGCAGAACTCCTGCACCATCCCTCTCAAGGAAGCTGAAGAAGGCGAAAGACCGCTGCCGGGGATGATCTATCTGGCCCCGGCGAATTATCATCTTCTGGTCGAACGTGACGGCACGCTGGCCTTGACGGTCGACCCGCCGGTGCGCTATGCGCGACCATCGATTGATGTGCTCTTCGATTCCGCAAGTGATGCTTTGGGCCGTGCGCTGATCGGCGTGATCCTCACCGGTGCCAACGACGACGGCAGCGCCGGATTACAACGCATCCGGGCCGGAGGCGGAACCACCATTGTTCAGGATCCCGCCGATGCCGAGGTACCGCAGATGCCGCTCAACGCCTTGCAGGCTGGTGGCATCGATTATGTGCTGCAGCTGGCGCGGATTCCCGAGGTACTTTGCACTCTGGCCACCACCGGAGGTCGCCAATGAGCAACACACTGAACCACGATCCGGTTGCAATTCTGGCCGTCGACGACCGTCCGGAAAACCTGTTGGCGTTCGCCTCGCTGTTGCAAAGTGACACCTGTCAGGTGATCAAGGCCACCAGTGGCAAAGAAGCTCTGGGACTGGCGCTGAAACAGGAGTTTGCGGTCGTCCTGCTCGACGTGCAGATGCCCGACATGGATGGCTTCGAAACCGCCGAGCTGATGCGCGGCAATCCGAAAACCAGCGGGGTGCCGATCATCTTTGTCACCGCCGGAGAGAAAAGTATTCAGGGGGTGTTCAAGGGCTATGAAGCAGGGGCGGTCGATTATATTTACAAACCGATTG
It contains:
- a CDS encoding chemotaxis protein CheB: MALADQRRYQLIVVGVSAGGLEALKHLLGALPANFPLPIVIVQHLRPDSGSTLAPCLQNSCTIPLKEAEEGERPLPGMIYLAPANYHLLVERDGTLALTVDPPVRYARPSIDVLFDSASDALGRALIGVILTGANDDGSAGLQRIRAGGGTTIVQDPADAEVPQMPLNALQAGGIDYVLQLARIPEVLCTLATTGGRQ